A stretch of DNA from Variovorax paradoxus:
GGCGTGCGAGCAGGCGCAGCGATTCGTCGTACAGCGAGGGCGCGCGGTAGGCGGCATCGACCTGCGCGAGCAGGTCGGCGCGGTGCGCGTGCGGCTTGAGCATGGCGGCGTTCTTGTTGCCGAGCAGGAACTCGATGCAGCGGTACTGCGCACTCTGAAAACCGCTGGAGTTGGCGAGGTAGGGGCGCATCGCCGTGTACTCGGGCGGCGTCATGGTCGAGAGCACGGTCCACGCGCTCACGAGCTGTTCCATGATGCGGCTCACGCGCGCGAGCATCTTGAAGGCGTCGGGCAGGCGCTCTTGCGCGATGCACTGCACGGCGGCGTGCAGCTCGTGCAGCATGAGCTTCATCCAGAGCTCGCTGGTCTGGTGCTGCACGATGAACAGCATCTCGTCGTGCGCGGGCGACAGCGGATGTTGCGCATTCAGGATTTCGTCGAGATGCAGGTAGTCGCCGTAGCTCATCGACGCGCTGAAATCCAGCTGCGCCTTTTCTTCGTGGACGATGGACTCGGGGGTCTTGTTGTTGTTGTCGTTGTCGGTGCTCATGTCACTGCGTTCTTGCGGTTGAATTCAGCGCGTCGCCACTCGCCGGTTTCGAGCACCTGCACGAGGTGTTCGACCGAGTGCCACACATCCTCGAAGCCGACATACAGCGGCGTGAAGCCGAAGCGCAGGATGTCGGGCATCTGCGAATCGCCGGCGCGGTAGTCGCCGATCACGCCGCGTGCGATCAGCGCCTGCACGATGGCGTAGGCGCCTTCCTCGCGGCTGAGGCACACCTGCGAGCCGCGTTGCGCATGGTCGCGCGGCGTGACGAGCGAGAGGCCTTGTCCTGCGCAGCGTTGCTCGACCAGTTGGATGAACAGGTCGGTGAGCGCGAGCGACTTGGTGCGCAGCGCGGCCATCGCACCGCCGGTGCCGTTGAAGGCTTCGGCAGCGAGCACGGTGTCGAGACCGCACTCGAGGCCGGCCAGCGCGATGACCGGCTGCGTGCCGCACAGGTAGCGGCCGACGCCCGGGGCGGGGCGGTAGTGCGGCGTGAACTCGAAGGGCGCCGCGTGGCCCCACCAGCCCGACAGCGGTTGCTCGAACTGGCCTGCGTGCCTGGTGTTCACCCAGGCGAAGGCCGGCGCGCCGGGGCCGCCGTTGAGGTACTTGTAGCCGCAGCCGATCGCGTAGTCGGCGTCGCTGTCGTTGAGCGCCACGGGCACGGCGCCCGCGCTGTGTGCGAGGTCCCACACGGTGAGCGCGCCCACGGCGTGTGCGGCGGCGGTGACGGCCTTCATGTCGTGCATGGCGCCGGTGCGGTAGTTGACGTGCGTGAGCATGAGCACGGCGACTTCGTCGGTCAGCGCCGTGGGCAACTCGCTCGCGTCGATCAGCTTCAACGTGAAGCCACGCTCGCGGCACAGCGATTCGGCGATGTACAGGTCGGTCGGGAAGTTGCTGCGCTCGCTGACCACCAGCTTGCGGCGGGACTGTGAGCCCCCAGGACTCGGCACGCCGAGTCCGTCCCCCGAGGGGAGCGAGGAAGCTTGGGAGCGGCCCGGCGCTTCCTCGGCCTTCTGCTGCGAGAGCGCCGCGAACAGCACCTTGTAGAGGTTGACCGACGTGCTGTCGGTGCACACCACTTCGCCGGGCGCGGCACCGATCAGGCGGGCCACCTTGTCGCCCAGGCGCTGCGGCAGGTCGAACCAGCTCGCGGTGTTCCAGGAGCGGATCAGGCCTTCGCCCCATTCCTTGGCGACCACTTCGGCGATGCGCGCGGGCGCGGCCGTGGGCAGCACGCCGAGCGAGTTGCCGTCGAGGTAGAGCACGCCCTCGGGCAGGGTGAATTGGTTGCGCAAGGTGCGCAGCGGGTCTTGCGCGTCGAGGGCGCGGCAGTCGGCGAGGGTCGTCGTCATGGAAGGGGTGGTTTCAGCGGGGAAGTTCGCGCAGCACGGCGCGCACGGGGGAGGCATCGGCGCTCGTCAGCTTCAGCGGCAGCGCGATGAGTTCGTAGTCGCCCTCGGGCACGGTGTCGAGCACGAGGTTCTCGAGCACGCGCAGGTCGAGGTGGCGGATGCGCTGGTGGCTGTCGAGCGTCTTGCTGTCGGCCGGGTCGATGCTGGCGGTGTCGATGCCGATGAGCTTCACGCCCATGGCCGCCAGGCGCTCGACGGTGGCGGGCTCGTAGGCCGCGAGCTGCGGGTCCCAGCGGTCGACGGGCATGGACTGGTAGGTGCGCACGAGCACGCGCGGGGGCAGCGTGTCGGTCACGGCATGCGCGATGTGCGCCCAGGTGACCAACGGGCCGCGGCCGATCGCGTGGATCACGCGGCAGGGGCCGAGAAAGGGCGTGAGGTCGACCTGGCCGATGGTCTGGCCTTCGGGGGCGTAGTGCAGCGGCGCGTCGGCATGGGTGCCCACGTGCGGCGACAGCGTGATCGCGCTCACGTTGACCGGGCAGCCGGGGCCGATGGTGGCGCACCACTGCTGAGAGTACGGCGTGTCGCCCGGGAACACCGGGCTGCCAGCGTGCACGGGGGCGGAGATGTCCCAGAGTCGGAGCGGGGCGGTCATGGCGGGCGGCAAGGCGAAGGAAGAAAAAAGGCAGTGTGGGCCGGTTGGAGGCGCTCCACAAGGGGCCGGCGGGTGCCGAATGCTATGCGCAGTGGCTGCCTTGAGTCGAGAAGTTATCCATCAATCATCGAAAGATTGAATAATCTATTCATTCAACGGGAATTGGAGAACAGATCATGCAAGCCGACCTCGACCGAACCGACCTTCAGCTGCTGCGCGCGCTGCAGGACAACGCCCGCCTGACCTCGGGCGAGCTGGCGCAGATGGCGCACCTGTCGCAGTCGCCGTGCTGGCGGCGGGTGAAGAAGCTGGAAGACGACGGCGTGATCGGCGGCTACCACGCGGGCCTGAACCGGCGCGCGCTGGGCTTCGGCGTGCTGGCCTTCGTGATGGTCGGCATCGACCACCAGACCGAGATTTCGTCGCGCGCCTTCGAAGACGCGGTGTGCGCGATTCCGGAGGTGGTGATGTTCCACGGCATCTCGGGGCCGGCGGACTTCATCCTCGTGGTGGTCGCGAAGGACCTCGACGCCTATTCCGACCTGCTGCAGCGCAAGCTGCACCGCCTGCCGGGCGTGCGCCACGTGCAGACGCATTTCTCGCTGCAGGAGTTCAAGGGGCAGTTGGGGGGATTGCCAGTGCCCGTGGCCTGAGCGGTCAGTGCAGCTCGTCGGACAGCATCGCGAGCCCATGCCGCAGGCGCGCACGCTGGCAGGCGTCGCTGCCGGCCTGCAGCTCGTGGCAGGGGTTCGGCCGCCATTCGTAGATGCCGCAGGCCACCGACTGGCCGATCTTGCCGATGAGCGCGGCGCAGCGCGGCGGCGTGTGGTCGGTGCCGCGCATGCGGCACAGGGCGTCGTTCACATCGACCGCCAGGCCCGAGGGAACGCGGCCCCCGTTGTCGTCGAGCTCGTGGACGCTGAAGTCGACGCGGTAGGCGGCGCAGCAGGCGCCGCAGGTCTGGCAGGGATTCATGAGGCGAGCAGCGCGGCGTCGCGCACGCGCTGCAGCATGCGGCGGCGGATCAGCCCGCTCGCGGGGCGGATCAGCAGCCAGTAGGCGGTGAAGCGGCGTTGCGCGGCGGCATCGCCGCACCAGACCCGGGTGCGGGTGGTGAGGCGCGTGCCCGAGCCTTCGGGCTCGGCCGTGAAATGGAGCACCAGCTTGGCGAGGCCCGTGGCATCGAGCGCCGCGAAGGCCGGGCCGTCGGCCAGAGGGACCAGGCCGTAGTCGAAGCGCCAGAAGCGGCCGGCCAGCCCAAAGGCCAGTTCGCGTTCGCCGTCGCGCCCCAGCGGCGTGAAGTCGGCGAAGCTGAAGGCCTCGCGCTGGCGCAGCGTGGGGGCGGCGAGGCCCAGCCGGCTGGCCAACCGGTTCGGCAGTTCGCGCAGCGCGATGAGGCTGCGCGCCACGGGGTCGTCGGTGATCTCGGGCCGGGCCGCCACGTCGAGCACGCGCGCGGGCGACGCGGGCACATGGAGGCTGTGCGTCTCCGCGAACTGGTAGCGCGGCAGGTAGCGGTTCATCAGCTCCATGCGGCGCCTCGTGGGTTCAGCGGTTCGATGTCTGTCAGAGCCTGCCGAGCAGCAGGAACTCCATCAGCGCCTTCTGTGCGTGCAGCCGGTTCTCGGCCTCGTCCCACACCACCGACTGCGGACCGTCGATGACCTCGGCCTGCACTTCCTCGCCGCGGTGCGCGGGGAGGCAGTGCATGAAGAGGGCGTCGGGCTGGGCGATGCGCATCATGTCCTCGTCGACGCACCAGTCGGCGAAGGCCTTGCGGCGCGCCTCGTTCTCGGCCTCGTAGCCCATGCTGGTCCAGACGTCGGTGGTGACGAGGTCGGCGCCGCGGCAGGCTTCCATCGGGTCCTTGAAGACCTTGTAGCTGTCGCCCGAGCGGATGCCGGCGATCGACTGGTCGACCTCGTAGCCGCTGGGCGTGCTCACGTGCACGGTGAAGCCCAGAATTTCAGCGGCCTGCAGCCAGGTGTTGGCCATGTTGTTGCCGTCGCCGACCCACGCCACGGTCTTCCCCTGGATGGAGCCGCGGTGTTCGATGTACGTGAAGATGTCCGCGAGGATCTGGCAGGGGTGGAACTCGTTGGTCAGGCCGTTGATGACGGGCACGCGCGAGTGCGCGGCGAAGTTGTCGATCTTGGTCTGCTCGTAGGTGCGGATCATCACCAGGTCGACCATGCGGCTGATGACCTTGGCGCTGTCCTCGATGGGCTCTGCGCGGCCCAGTTGGCTGTCGCCCGTGGTCAGGTGCACCACGCTGCCGCCGAGCTGG
This window harbors:
- the kynA gene encoding tryptophan 2,3-dioxygenase — translated: MSTDNDNNNKTPESIVHEEKAQLDFSASMSYGDYLHLDEILNAQHPLSPAHDEMLFIVQHQTSELWMKLMLHELHAAVQCIAQERLPDAFKMLARVSRIMEQLVSAWTVLSTMTPPEYTAMRPYLANSSGFQSAQYRCIEFLLGNKNAAMLKPHAHRADLLAQVDAAYRAPSLYDESLRLLARHGLPVPADRLERDWTQPYESSDGVEAAWLVVYRNPHDHWDLYQLGEKLTDLEDAFRLWRFRHVTTVERVIGFKRGTGGTGGVSYLRKMLDVVLFPEIWKLRTDL
- the kynU gene encoding kynureninase, whose protein sequence is MTTTLADCRALDAQDPLRTLRNQFTLPEGVLYLDGNSLGVLPTAAPARIAEVVAKEWGEGLIRSWNTASWFDLPQRLGDKVARLIGAAPGEVVCTDSTSVNLYKVLFAALSQQKAEEAPGRSQASSLPSGDGLGVPSPGGSQSRRKLVVSERSNFPTDLYIAESLCRERGFTLKLIDASELPTALTDEVAVLMLTHVNYRTGAMHDMKAVTAAAHAVGALTVWDLAHSAGAVPVALNDSDADYAIGCGYKYLNGGPGAPAFAWVNTRHAGQFEQPLSGWWGHAAPFEFTPHYRPAPGVGRYLCGTQPVIALAGLECGLDTVLAAEAFNGTGGAMAALRTKSLALTDLFIQLVEQRCAGQGLSLVTPRDHAQRGSQVCLSREEGAYAIVQALIARGVIGDYRAGDSQMPDILRFGFTPLYVGFEDVWHSVEHLVQVLETGEWRRAEFNRKNAVT
- the kynB gene encoding arylformamidase, with protein sequence MTAPLRLWDISAPVHAGSPVFPGDTPYSQQWCATIGPGCPVNVSAITLSPHVGTHADAPLHYAPEGQTIGQVDLTPFLGPCRVIHAIGRGPLVTWAHIAHAVTDTLPPRVLVRTYQSMPVDRWDPQLAAYEPATVERLAAMGVKLIGIDTASIDPADSKTLDSHQRIRHLDLRVLENLVLDTVPEGDYELIALPLKLTSADASPVRAVLRELPR
- a CDS encoding Lrp/AsnC family transcriptional regulator, yielding MQADLDRTDLQLLRALQDNARLTSGELAQMAHLSQSPCWRRVKKLEDDGVIGGYHAGLNRRALGFGVLAFVMVGIDHQTEISSRAFEDAVCAIPEVVMFHGISGPADFILVVVAKDLDAYSDLLQRKLHRLPGVRHVQTHFSLQEFKGQLGGLPVPVA
- a CDS encoding YkgJ family cysteine cluster protein, whose amino-acid sequence is MNPCQTCGACCAAYRVDFSVHELDDNGGRVPSGLAVDVNDALCRMRGTDHTPPRCAALIGKIGQSVACGIYEWRPNPCHELQAGSDACQRARLRHGLAMLSDELH
- a CDS encoding DUF2867 domain-containing protein; protein product: MELMNRYLPRYQFAETHSLHVPASPARVLDVAARPEITDDPVARSLIALRELPNRLASRLGLAAPTLRQREAFSFADFTPLGRDGERELAFGLAGRFWRFDYGLVPLADGPAFAALDATGLAKLVLHFTAEPEGSGTRLTTRTRVWCGDAAAQRRFTAYWLLIRPASGLIRRRMLQRVRDAALLAS
- the argF gene encoding ornithine carbamoyltransferase, which translates into the protein MTTAAAPNALRHYLQFSDLTADEYVYLFDRMAIIKKKFKTYEKHQPLTDRTLAMIFEKASTRTRVSFEAGMYQLGGSVVHLTTGDSQLGRAEPIEDSAKVISRMVDLVMIRTYEQTKIDNFAAHSRVPVINGLTNEFHPCQILADIFTYIEHRGSIQGKTVAWVGDGNNMANTWLQAAEILGFTVHVSTPSGYEVDQSIAGIRSGDSYKVFKDPMEACRGADLVTTDVWTSMGYEAENEARRKAFADWCVDEDMMRIAQPDALFMHCLPAHRGEEVQAEVIDGPQSVVWDEAENRLHAQKALMEFLLLGRL